The sequence below is a genomic window from Nitrospinota bacterium.
AGACTCCATCGCGGCGCACAGCATGGCGCGCCCTTCCGCCATCATCCCTGCGGACAGATCATCCCCGGCCGCGCCGCCACACGAAAGATGCTCGTATATGAAAAGTTTCATTTCCGTCTCTTTGCCAATGCAAGATTATCGTGCATCCCGGAAGTTCTCTCAAGCTCCCTCCGGGTTATAATGTCGAATCTGAATATTGTTGCGTGGAGCGTTCAAGTGACAATGAAAGAAAAGCTGGCGGTGGTGGTGATGGCGGCCGGTATGGGCAAACGGATGAAATCGGACCTGCCGAAGGCGCTTTTGCCGGTGGGGGGGAAGCCGATGCTGGGGCATATTCTGCAGACCGCCCGGTCGCTAAATCCTGAAAAGATCGTGGTGGTGGTGGGGCACAAGCGCGAAATGGTGATCGAGACGTTCGCCGCGCCGGATGTGGGCTTCGCCGTGCAGGACCCGCAGCTTGGCACGGCCCACGCCGTGGCCCAGGCGGAAGAGGCGCTGGCGGGCTTTATGGGGGTTGTGGCTGTGCTTTCCGCCGACGCTCCGCTTATCACGCGCCAAACACTGGAACGCCTGATTGAATCCAGGGCGAAGAAAAACGCCGCCGTGGCCGCGTTGACCGTTGAGCTGGACAA
It includes:
- a CDS encoding NTP transferase domain-containing protein codes for the protein MTMKEKLAVVVMAAGMGKRMKSDLPKALLPVGGKPMLGHILQTARSLNPEKIVVVVGHKREMVIETFAAPDVGFAVQDPQLGTAHAVAQAEEALAGFMGVVAVLSADAPLITRQTLERLIESRAKKNAAVAALTVELDNPASYGRILRENGKITGNVEAKDATSAQLEINEINSGVYVFDSGFLFGALKKVDRNNAQGEYYLTDLINMAARAGLPIAGIKTADPSEALGANTAEDLDILDKILAARR